The genomic stretch CCTCCTCCTACAGAACAGCGATATAATCCTCCAACTACCGGACAGTATTATAATCCTCCTCCTACAGAACAGCAATATAATTCACCACCTACAGAACAGCGTTTAAATTCTCCACCTCCAAACCAGTATTATAATCCTCCTCCTACAGAACAGCGATATAATCCTCCAACTACCGGACAATATTATAATCCTCCTCCTACAGTACAGCAATATAATCCTCCTCCTACAGAACAGCGATATAATCCTCCAACTACCGGACAGTATTATAATCCTCCTCCTACAGTACAGCAATATAATCCACCTCCTACAGAACAGCGTTTAAATTCTCCGCCTCCAGACCAGTATTATAATCTTCCTCCGACAGAACAGCGTAATAATCCTCCACCTACCgaacaatattataatcctCCTCCTACAGAACAGCATTTAAATTCTCCATCTTCTGACCAGGATTATAATCCTCCTCCTACAGAACAGCGATATAATCCTCCACCTACCGGACAATATTATAATCCTCCTCCTACAGTACAGCAATATAATCCACCACCTACAGAACAGCGTTTAAATTCTCCACCTCCAGACCAGTATTATAATCTTCCTCCGACAGAACAGCGTAATAATCCTCCACCTACCgaacaatattataatcctCCTCCTACAGTACAGCAATATAATCCACCACCTACAGAACAGCGTTTAAATTCTCCACCTCCAGACCAGTATTACAATCTTCCTCCGACAGAGCAGCGTAATAATCCTCCACCTACCGAACAGTATTATAATCCTCCTCCTACAGAACAGCATTTAAATTCTCCATCTTCTGACCAGTATTATAATGCTCCTCCTACAGAACAGCGATATAATCCTCCAACTACCGGACAATATTATAATCCTCCTCCTACAGTACAGCAATATAATCCACCTCCTACAGAACAGCGTTTAAATTCTCCGCCTCCAGACCAGTATTATAATCTTCCTCCGACAGAACAGCGTAATAATCCTCCACCTACCGAACAGTATTATAATCCTCCTCCTACAGAACAGCATTTAAATTCTCCATCTTCTGACCAGGATTATAATCCTCCTCCTACAGAACAGCGATATAATCCTCCAACTACCGGACAGTATTATAATCCTCCTCCTACAGAACAGCATTTAAATTCTCCATCTTCTGACCAGGATTATAATCCTCCTCCTACAGAACAGCGATATAATCCTCCAACTACCGGACAATATTATAATCCTCCTCCTACAGTACAGCAATATAATCCACCTCCTACAGAACAGCGTTTAAATTCTCCACCTCCAGACCAGTATTATTATCTTCCTCCGACAGAACAGCGTAATAATCCTCCACCTACCGAACAATATAATAATCCTCCTCGTACAGAACAGCATTTAAATTCTCCATCTTCTGACCAGGATTATAATGCTCCTCCTACAGAACAGCGATATAATCCTCCTCCTACAGAACAGCGATATAATCCTCCAACTACCgtacaatattataatcctCCTCCTACAGTACAGCAATATAATCCACCTCCTACAGAACAGCGTTTAAATTCTCCACCTCCAAACCAGTATTATAATCATCCTCCTCCAAAACAGCATTATTATCCTTTACCTAAAAAACTACATTATAATCCATCTCCTACAGAACAGCGTTACATTTCTTCTCCTACAGTACAGCAACATGACCCATTTTCTACTAAACCGCGTTATATTTCTCCTGCCATAGGACATAATTATGATCCTCCTCCTAGACAACACCTTTATAATTCTCTACATCCTGACCAGTATTATAATACTCCTCCTACAAAACAGTATCTTCCAAACATTTATAATccaaacaaaatacctataaaaCAGCGTTATGATCCTTCTTCAGAACAGGATGAAAATCCTCCTCTTACAGAACAGCCATATAATCCTCCTGGGACAATACAGGATTATAATCCATCTCCTACAGAACAAGATTACAATCCTCCTCCCACAGAAAAGAATTATAATCCTCCTACTACAGAACAGCAATATAATGATCCACCTAGAGAGCAACATCATGATTCTCGACCTCTAAAAGACCACCCTGATCTCCAAAAACtctttaaattaatgaatgatcCTGAATATGCACAAACAGTCAACACTGATGAACCGGATTCAAGCACCACCGAACCCACACGGGGGGATGCACCTAACCCAGACTTAGCCAATTTGTTGAAATCTGCTAAGGGTGAACCAGAATTATTCAACAGAAATCAGATTGATCCACGCTATTGGCCTGAACCAGACAGACATCACGAGATGATACCAAACAGAATCAACAACCCAGACTGTATTGTAGATTCTAGATCGGCATTTTCTCCAGTTGGAGGTGGTAAAGAGTACAAAGTAAGAAAACCTCCAAAAAATAGTATTCTTtggtattaaatataaaatatagtaaatacataattatgtttaatataacaacaaaataaatgattaactAAATTGGAAAgtgtgttttattattcaatataaatatatattagggtgtcccaaaaaaataaaagtcgaaatttttgaacgcataccctctaattattttcgaatagtgtcaacatacacgtatataaagtttcatttacctagaagcatggtaacccgtgccgacttgccttgatacatgtcagtactagcatattttgacgcgtcggagttatcgtatcgcagtgctagttattacttgtttgatttattagggaACATATTGTTTTCGTTTAGTCAAGATGTCAGGGGTATTACGCAGTTCTAAAAAGTGCATATTCTTCATAGGTGATGTAAAACATCAAATCACCGATACAAAATTGCCCTCCAATGGCCAAGTACTGGCAGGTTTGTTTTACAACATTCAAATTTCAATCATTCAATCAATGAAAGTGCAAACCTAACTATTTGAGAGTGCATTAGTTATTGAGAAAAAGCCCGTATATCAACTAATGCATTACTCAACTGTGTTAAGAAGCTAGTAGCCTTATACCAAGTTTGGAGAGATCTACAAAAAAATGCGAACAAAACCGaagacttatttaaacggcCTCGTCAAATTTATTTCTAGTTTGGACAATTTATTCGACATTGCATATCAGATTT from Spodoptera frugiperda isolate SF20-4 chromosome 4, AGI-APGP_CSIRO_Sfru_2.0, whole genome shotgun sequence encodes the following:
- the LOC118272801 gene encoding uncharacterized protein LOC118272801 gives rise to the protein MEQTKIKLLVALFLATVLTCGEGSVLDDLKEAYYNAPSSSLQQFLEDETPYLAKILGRNNIIESGQKQKQYYDNMIPTTDEYLSNGPSNSISDISEEGILSKQPYNPPPTEQHYNSPPPEQRYNTPPTEQQYNPPPRGHYYNPPPEEQYYNLLPTQQRYNPPPSDQDYNPPSTEQRYNPPPTKQYYNPSPKEQQYNPPSTEQFYNPPPTAQYYNPSPREHYYNPPPTEQYYSALPVQQRLNPPPSEQDYNPPPTEQRYNPPPTEQRYNPPPTEQQYNPPPEEQYYNLLPTQQRYNPPPSDQDYNPPSTEQRYNPPPTEQRYNPPTTGQYYNPPPTVQQYNPPPTEQRLNSPPPDQYYNLPPTEQRNNPPPTEQYYNPPPTEQHLNSPSSDQDYNPPPTEQRYNPPPTEQRYNPPTTGQYYNPPPTVQQYNPPPTEQRYNPPTTGQYYNPPPTVQQYNPPPTEQRLNSPPPDQYYNLPPTEQRNNPPPTEQYYNPPPTEQHLNSPSSDQDYNPPPTEQRYNPPPTGQYYNPPPTVQQYNPPPTEQRLNSPPPDQYYNLPPTEQRNNPPPTEQYYNPPPTVQQYNPPPTEQRLNSPPPDQYYNLPPTEQRNNPPPTEQYYNPPPTEQHLNSPSSDQYYNAPPTEQRYNPPTTGQYYNPPPTVQQYNPPPTEQRLNSPPPDQYYNLPPTEQRNNPPPTEQYYNPPPTEQRYNPPTTVQYYNPPPTVQQYNPPPTEQRLNSPPPNQYYNHPPPKQHYYPLPKKLHYNPSPTEQRYISSPTVQQHDPFSTKPRYISPAIGHNYDPPPRQHLYNSLHPDQYYNTPPTKQYLPNIYNPNKIPIKQRYDPSSEQDENPPLTEQPYNPPGTIQDYNPSPTEQDYNPPPTEKNYNPPTTEQQYNDPPREQHHDSRPLKDHPDLQKLFKLMNDPEYAQTVNTDEPDSSTTEPTRGDAPNPDLANLLKSAKGEPELFNRNQIDPRYWPEPDRHHEMIPNRINNPDCIVDSRSAFSPVGGGKEYKVRKPPKNSILWY